The following coding sequences lie in one Hyphobacterium sp. CCMP332 genomic window:
- a CDS encoding IS6 family transposase encodes MRNPFRYFKTSPEVIRLAVMMYVRFPLSLRNVEDLLHERGIDVCHETVRFWWNRFGPMFAGEIRRKRADRLRAWPQWQWHLDEVFVKINGEMHYLWRAVDHEGEVLEAYVTKRRNRKAALRFLRKAMKRYGRPEVIVTDRLKSYRAAMKTIGNESKHDVGRWLNNRAENSHLPLRRRERAMLRFRRMQSLQKFAAVHSSVHNHFNLERHINDRNWFKENRQIALTEWRQLAA; translated from the coding sequence ATGAGAAATCCGTTCCGCTATTTCAAGACGTCACCTGAAGTGATCCGACTGGCTGTGATGATGTACGTCCGGTTCCCGTTGTCGCTACGGAATGTTGAAGACCTGCTGCATGAGCGTGGCATCGATGTTTGTCATGAGACGGTGCGCTTCTGGTGGAACCGGTTCGGCCCAATGTTTGCCGGAGAAATCCGCCGGAAGCGGGCGGACCGCCTTCGCGCCTGGCCGCAGTGGCAATGGCATCTGGACGAGGTATTTGTGAAGATAAATGGCGAGATGCACTACTTGTGGCGCGCCGTTGACCACGAAGGTGAAGTGCTCGAGGCCTATGTGACGAAACGCCGGAATCGTAAAGCAGCACTACGTTTTCTGCGGAAAGCGATGAAACGATACGGTCGTCCAGAAGTCATTGTTACCGATCGGCTGAAGTCCTATCGGGCGGCCATGAAGACCATCGGAAACGAAAGTAAACATGATGTCGGGAGGTGGCTCAACAATCGGGCCGAGAACTCGCATTTACCGCTACGAAGGCGCGAGCGAGCCATGCTCCGGTTCCGACGAATGCAAAGTCTCCAGAAATTCGCCGCCGTCCATTCCTCCGTCCACAATCACTTCAATCTCGAACGCCACATCAATGACCGGAACTGGTTCAAAGAGAACCGGCAAATCGCCCTGACCGAATGGCGGCAGCTTGCCGCCTAA
- a CDS encoding PPC domain-containing protein translates to MRYGALSLILACATASAFAQDAQDDVRPGEVSQTQPSVDFQIDLSDGGLVTLTTVSDTNFDTVLRVSGANGQILAENDDYAGGGLQSQIIFQPPSPGVYTASVTGYGGSFGAFELHVTDGVDFGLSDAAQILTQEVVTLNSGSPTHSVNLNLTEGDILVADTYAISPNVDTTLELRSPTGSIAAQNDDSREGGTLNSRILLQVNQTGRYQLVLGSYSGADVGDVMISAAIDPEAELPYDFTAIEGTELARHTGVIDDNQPSQEYPVSLDAGQTLLVLADALSGDLDPVLRLLGPDGQPVALNDDRGDGSLNSAIALTVEEGGQYTVSMERYRGGNSSGEYSLVLSLVNAVIVDELRALRENISLSGEVLSIRTDDFIVFYTLEGEDASSEAYANEVGAALQESLDAQIAIGFAEPIRDDEGVFRAFITEAGGVLGFARPVETVFDNPWTADAREETASRAVFVIDNDFAGLGDAGPSSLIRATATHELNHIVQYAYDSTEGLDWLYESTASWIETVTVDVDQDATDYVASDFSRPGRCWSTSDEGLDYGQWTLLQSIADVHGNEMIVRFWENTVHLDGLETMDAALREEGSSLNEAVIRWRAQNYALDYDLAPVFNRTVEVSGTISATGPAGSKGLLEQLGVNFFALDLPQATTINVSRGADINLFALGQRGGNIHVIPLGQSGTVDPAGWEHLGLMVMNTAMPPAPGECSGERFQLALTPASGAMPTAAFAFSDRHFIIPGHDEDEE, encoded by the coding sequence ATGCGTTACGGGGCTCTTTCACTTATTCTGGCCTGCGCAACGGCGTCGGCATTTGCGCAAGACGCACAGGACGACGTCCGGCCGGGCGAGGTCAGCCAGACCCAGCCGAGCGTTGACTTCCAGATCGACCTTTCCGATGGCGGCCTGGTCACGCTGACGACTGTCTCCGATACCAATTTCGATACCGTCCTGCGCGTCAGCGGGGCCAATGGCCAGATTCTGGCGGAAAACGACGACTACGCTGGCGGCGGGCTGCAATCGCAGATCATTTTCCAGCCCCCGTCACCGGGCGTCTATACGGCATCGGTGACCGGGTATGGCGGCAGCTTTGGTGCATTTGAGCTGCACGTCACGGATGGTGTGGATTTCGGCCTGTCGGATGCGGCACAAATTCTTACCCAGGAAGTTGTCACACTGAACAGCGGCAGCCCCACTCATTCGGTCAACCTGAACCTGACCGAAGGCGATATTCTCGTTGCCGACACCTACGCAATCAGCCCCAATGTCGATACGACGCTGGAGCTGCGTTCGCCGACGGGCAGTATCGCTGCGCAAAATGATGACAGCCGCGAAGGTGGCACGCTGAATTCCCGCATTCTTCTGCAAGTCAATCAGACCGGCCGCTATCAGCTGGTGCTTGGCTCCTATTCCGGAGCAGATGTCGGCGATGTCATGATCTCGGCGGCCATCGATCCCGAAGCCGAGCTGCCGTATGATTTTACGGCCATAGAGGGCACGGAACTCGCCCGCCATACTGGCGTAATCGACGACAACCAGCCATCGCAGGAATACCCGGTCTCGCTGGACGCCGGGCAGACGCTGCTGGTTCTGGCCGATGCGTTGTCGGGAGATCTTGATCCGGTGCTGCGGCTGCTGGGCCCGGACGGGCAACCGGTCGCGCTCAATGATGACCGCGGCGACGGATCGCTCAATTCGGCGATCGCGCTGACCGTCGAAGAAGGCGGGCAGTACACTGTCAGCATGGAACGCTATCGTGGCGGCAATTCGTCTGGCGAATACAGCCTTGTGCTGTCGCTTGTGAATGCGGTCATTGTCGATGAATTGCGGGCCTTGCGCGAGAATATCTCGCTCAGCGGCGAAGTCCTTTCAATCCGGACGGACGATTTCATCGTCTTCTATACGCTGGAAGGCGAAGATGCCTCGTCCGAAGCCTATGCGAATGAAGTCGGTGCGGCCTTGCAGGAAAGTCTTGATGCCCAGATCGCCATCGGTTTCGCCGAACCCATTCGCGATGATGAGGGTGTTTTCCGCGCCTTCATCACCGAGGCGGGCGGCGTGCTCGGCTTTGCCCGCCCGGTCGAGACGGTTTTTGACAACCCATGGACAGCCGACGCCCGCGAGGAAACCGCGTCCCGCGCCGTGTTTGTCATTGATAATGATTTTGCCGGTCTGGGCGATGCCGGACCGTCCAGCCTGATCCGGGCAACCGCCACGCACGAGCTGAACCACATCGTCCAGTACGCGTATGACTCAACCGAAGGGCTCGACTGGCTTTATGAATCCACCGCTTCGTGGATCGAGACCGTGACCGTTGATGTCGATCAGGATGCCACCGATTATGTCGCGTCCGATTTTTCGCGTCCGGGCCGGTGCTGGAGCACATCGGATGAAGGCCTGGATTACGGACAGTGGACCCTTTTGCAGTCGATCGCCGATGTCCATGGCAATGAGATGATCGTCCGCTTCTGGGAAAATACGGTGCATCTGGATGGTCTGGAGACAATGGACGCCGCCCTGCGGGAAGAAGGCTCAAGCCTGAACGAAGCCGTTATCCGCTGGCGTGCCCAGAATTATGCGCTGGATTATGATCTGGCACCGGTTTTCAATCGCACGGTCGAAGTCTCCGGTACGATCAGCGCCACCGGCCCGGCCGGAAGCAAGGGGCTTCTGGAACAATTGGGCGTCAATTTTTTCGCGCTCGATTTGCCACAAGCCACAACCATTAACGTTAGCCGGGGAGCCGACATCAACCTGTTCGCACTTGGTCAGCGCGGCGGGAATATTCACGTCATCCCGCTGGGACAGTCCGGGACCGTCGATCCCGCCGGATGGGAGCATCTCGGCCTCATGGTGATGAATACGGCCATGCCGCCCGCCCCGGGTGAGTGCAGCGGCGAGCGCTTCCAGCTGGCCCTCACGCCGGCGAGCGGCGCAATGCCAACCGCCGCCTTCGCGTTCAGCGACCGGCACTTCATCATTCCGGGCCATGACGAGGACGAGGAATAA
- a CDS encoding IS110 family transposase gives MTLTTIGIDLAKSVFQLHGVDAHGEVLFRKKLRRNGVLDFLRDLPPCLVGLEACATAHFWAREIGALGHKVKMIPPAYVKPYVKRQKNDVADAEAICEAVTRPTMRFVPVKSAQRQGVMMLHRTRDLLMRQRTMVLNAIRGHLAEFGIITAQGPHKLAALLEAMRDEEMPGLPDIARSALSSLMAQLDNLAAEIRALERRLMAWHREDETSQRLETIPGVGLITATALSASIPDPSVFKSGRQFAAFLGLVPRQNSSGGKDRLGCISKMGDGYLRRLLVVGATSVIRRVGTNTSATGNWVRRLLERKPARVATVAMANKTARIAWAVLARGETYRAPAMV, from the coding sequence ATGACTCTTACAACAATCGGCATTGATCTGGCCAAATCTGTTTTTCAGCTTCACGGCGTTGACGCGCATGGTGAAGTCCTGTTCCGCAAGAAACTGCGCCGGAATGGCGTTCTGGATTTCCTGCGCGACCTGCCACCCTGCCTGGTCGGGCTGGAAGCTTGCGCCACAGCCCATTTCTGGGCCCGCGAGATCGGCGCATTGGGCCATAAGGTGAAGATGATCCCGCCGGCCTATGTGAAGCCCTACGTCAAGCGTCAGAAGAATGATGTGGCTGATGCTGAGGCGATCTGCGAGGCGGTGACGCGGCCCACCATGCGATTTGTTCCGGTCAAGAGTGCGCAGCGCCAGGGTGTGATGATGCTGCACCGGACGCGCGATCTCCTGATGCGCCAACGCACCATGGTGCTCAATGCGATCCGCGGCCATCTGGCCGAGTTCGGCATCATCACAGCGCAGGGTCCACACAAGCTGGCCGCTCTGCTCGAAGCGATGCGCGATGAGGAGATGCCCGGCTTGCCAGACATCGCTCGCTCGGCCCTGAGCAGCCTGATGGCCCAGCTCGATAATCTGGCGGCTGAGATCCGTGCACTGGAGCGTCGGCTCATGGCCTGGCACCGCGAAGATGAAACCAGTCAGCGACTGGAGACCATACCTGGCGTAGGCCTGATCACGGCGACCGCACTGTCCGCGAGCATACCCGACCCATCGGTGTTCAAGTCCGGACGCCAGTTCGCCGCCTTCCTTGGGCTGGTGCCACGCCAGAACTCGTCGGGTGGTAAGGACCGTCTGGGGTGCATATCAAAGATGGGCGATGGATATCTGCGCAGGCTTCTTGTGGTGGGGGCGACCTCGGTCATCCGGCGCGTTGGCACCAACACGTCGGCAACGGGCAACTGGGTCAGGCGTCTGCTGGAGCGCAAGCCGGCACGCGTAGCCACTGTGGCGATGGCCAACAAGACCGCGCGCATCGCCTGGGCGGTGCTGGCACGCGGCGAGACCTATCGGGCACCTGCAATGGTGTGA
- a CDS encoding recombinase family protein, translating into MLSKPRQFKSGVTYGGEPLRRGQIHFILTNPIYAGMVRHRDNVYPGQHDAIIDPDLFDRVQDKLTINGRKPRGTVSASGRSRSPLSGRVFDAHGNRLTPTHTRGKSGKAHRYYVSTSRGASTNGSAWRLPAPALEETIGQAVRSHLTTAGNRRTLLKDAASASADLAAELGGSASSTSAAEFCLLVDRVAIASGQLDIRLDKAALAARFNLPLDQIDDNALVMTTPFATRRRGVETRIVAGDMKPAPDPTLVSTLAKSHRWIEQMKAGVSAATIARSEKTSDAFIRVRANLAFLSPRIQEAILTGTQPPDLSLERIVRSGIPFDWDQQERKFGFR; encoded by the coding sequence ATTCTGTCCAAGCCCCGCCAGTTCAAGAGCGGGGTCACCTATGGTGGTGAGCCACTACGGCGCGGCCAGATCCATTTCATCCTCACCAACCCGATCTATGCAGGCATGGTCCGCCACCGAGATAATGTCTATCCAGGCCAGCACGATGCCATCATCGACCCAGACCTCTTTGACCGCGTCCAGGACAAGCTCACCATCAATGGTCGCAAACCACGCGGCACCGTGTCAGCATCAGGGCGGTCCCGATCACCCCTGTCGGGCCGCGTGTTTGACGCGCATGGAAACCGTCTGACACCAACCCACACACGCGGGAAATCCGGTAAGGCGCATCGCTATTATGTTTCGACGTCCAGAGGGGCGTCGACCAACGGTTCCGCCTGGCGTCTACCTGCGCCCGCCCTTGAAGAAACCATCGGCCAGGCGGTTCGGAGCCATCTGACCACTGCCGGAAATCGACGCACATTATTGAAAGACGCCGCTAGTGCGAGCGCGGATCTGGCGGCAGAACTTGGGGGTTCGGCTTCGAGCACATCCGCTGCCGAGTTTTGCTTGCTGGTCGACCGGGTGGCCATCGCCTCAGGGCAACTGGACATCCGCCTCGACAAGGCAGCGCTGGCAGCGCGTTTCAATTTACCGCTCGATCAGATCGACGACAACGCCTTGGTCATGACCACGCCATTTGCGACCCGCCGGCGCGGTGTCGAAACCCGGATCGTGGCCGGTGACATGAAGCCGGCCCCGGACCCGACCCTGGTATCAACGCTCGCCAAATCTCATCGATGGATTGAGCAGATGAAGGCCGGGGTTTCAGCGGCCACTATCGCCAGGTCAGAAAAGACCTCCGATGCCTTCATACGCGTGCGGGCCAATCTCGCCTTCCTGTCACCGCGTATCCAGGAAGCGATCCTGACCGGAACCCAGCCGCCCGATCTCAGTCTTGAACGCATCGTGCGCTCCGGAATCCCCTTTGATTGGGACCAACAGGAACGAAAATTCGGCTTCCGGTAA